The Bacteroidota bacterium genome window below encodes:
- a CDS encoding sigma-54-dependent Fis family transcriptional regulator → MASNIDSIKMRFGIVGHNPKLKTALEIAIQVAPTDVSVLIVGENGTGKDVFSRIIHQFSKRKHQNFIAINTGAIPEGTMDSELFGHEKGSFTGAIETRKGYFEEVDAGTIFLDEIGEMPMATQARLLRLLENQEYLRVGSSKIKKADVRVITATNKNLIEQIRKGKFREDLYFRLNTITINVPALRDRGSDIEMLFQYFADEFANEYKRMPLSLTPDAIDLIYQYRWPGNVRELKNFVHRLTVLVREDEITADIIRQHLNMRESYLPVFMGNEPVLSEDGQGNQRREMEILYKLVVDMRRDVDDLKRVLSMGMPGVNEYAESHEPIEDDGETYIIEPSGRTHSEPFRGNREQPVSVEGIKPGNNSKPRLLEQPLNLEHNEKDLIARSLGKHSDNRKKAAQELGISERTLYRKIKQYGLG, encoded by the coding sequence ATGGCAAGTAACATCGACAGTATCAAGATGCGTTTTGGGATTGTAGGTCACAATCCCAAGTTAAAAACCGCCCTCGAAATCGCGATTCAGGTCGCGCCGACGGATGTATCTGTGCTGATTGTCGGCGAAAACGGTACGGGCAAGGATGTCTTCAGCCGCATCATTCACCAATTCAGCAAACGCAAGCACCAAAATTTCATTGCCATCAACACGGGCGCCATTCCGGAGGGGACGATGGACTCCGAATTGTTTGGCCACGAAAAAGGTTCGTTTACAGGTGCCATTGAAACGCGGAAAGGCTATTTCGAAGAAGTGGATGCCGGAACGATCTTCCTCGACGAAATCGGGGAAATGCCGATGGCCACACAAGCCCGCCTTCTGCGATTGCTGGAAAACCAGGAATACCTTCGCGTCGGTAGCTCCAAGATCAAAAAGGCAGACGTGCGCGTGATCACGGCCACCAACAAGAACCTGATCGAACAGATTCGCAAGGGCAAATTCCGTGAAGACCTTTACTTCCGCCTCAACACGATCACGATCAACGTACCCGCGTTGCGGGACCGCGGGAGCGATATCGAAATGCTGTTTCAGTACTTCGCCGACGAATTCGCCAACGAATACAAACGGATGCCGTTGTCGCTGACGCCCGATGCGATTGACTTGATCTATCAGTACCGATGGCCGGGCAATGTGCGGGAATTGAAAAATTTCGTGCATCGCTTGACCGTACTTGTGCGTGAAGATGAAATCACGGCCGACATCATCCGGCAGCACCTCAACATGCGGGAGAGCTATTTGCCGGTTTTCATGGGCAATGAGCCGGTTTTGTCAGAGGATGGCCAAGGAAACCAACGCCGCGAAATGGAAATCCTCTACAAACTCGTCGTGGACATGCGTCGGGACGTAGATGACCTCAAACGCGTCTTGTCCATGGGGATGCCGGGCGTGAATGAGTATGCCGAATCCCACGAACCGATTGAGGACGATGGCGAGACCTATATCATCGAGCCAAGCGGCCGTACCCATTCGGAGCCATTCCGGGGCAACCGGGAACAACCGGTCTCTGTAGAAGGCATTAAACCCGGAAATAACAGCAAACCAAGACTGCTGGAGCAACCGTTGAATTTGGAACACAACGAAAAGGACCTGATTGCCAGGTCATTGGGAAAACACAGCGACAACCGCAAAAAAGCGGCACAGGAATTGGGGATTTCCGAGCGCACCTTGTACCGGAAAATCAAACAGTATGGTTTGGGGTGA
- a CDS encoding LptE family protein has product MKKQYFLALTLLLTLISSCGIYSFKSGKIKDGIKTVSVELFENQAALVNPILAVDMTEKIKDKFISQSSLRLANFDGDMAFEGQIVQYDVRPVAIQGNETAASNRLTIGIKVKYTCEKYPEDSWDKSFSQFSDFGSSLSLNDVEGDLVKDIVDRLSQDVFNKALSNW; this is encoded by the coding sequence ATGAAAAAACAATATTTCCTCGCTCTCACGCTGTTGCTCACACTGATTTCAAGTTGTGGGATTTATTCGTTTAAAAGCGGAAAAATCAAGGACGGAATCAAAACGGTCAGCGTCGAATTGTTTGAAAACCAAGCAGCCTTGGTCAATCCGATCTTGGCGGTGGACATGACCGAAAAGATCAAGGATAAGTTCATCTCGCAAAGCAGCCTTCGCTTGGCAAATTTTGACGGCGACATGGCCTTTGAAGGACAAATTGTCCAATATGATGTGCGCCCCGTGGCCATTCAGGGAAATGAAACTGCGGCAAGCAACCGTCTCACGATCGGCATCAAAGTCAAATATACCTGCGAAAAGTATCCCGAAGACAGTTGGGACAAGTCCTTTTCACAGTTCAGTGACTTTGGCAGCAGCCTCAGCCTCAACGACGTGGAAGGTGACCTCGTCAAAGACATCGTGGACCGTCTTTCGCAGGACGTTTTTAACAAAGCACTTTCCAATTGGTGA